The Sandaracinus amylolyticus genomic interval AAGGTGCTGCGCTTCTTCGTGTCGCGCTCGCGCCTCGACTTCCCCGCTTCGACGGCGCGCCCGCTCGCCGAGCTGCACGAGAAGGCGGGCCGCCTCGAGCGCGCCGCCGATCTCTATCGCAGCCTCGCGAACGGCAGCGATCGCGCGAATCACCTCGCGTACCACCGCGACGCAGCGCGCGTGCTGACCGAGCTCGGCCTGCTCGCCGAAGCGCGTCGCATGCTCACGCGCGCGGCCGCGCTCGCGGAGGGCCAGCCCGAGATCCTCGCCGACGTCGAGGCGAAGATCGCGAAGCTCGACGAGCAGCTCGGGTGAGCGAGTGCCACCGTGGCACTGGCGGCGCGACGAGGTTCTGAGATGCGCATCCGATGGGGCCCGCTCGCGATCGCGACGTGTGGCGCGCTGGGCGCGGCGCTCGCGGCGTCGCTCGGGCTGTGGGAGCCGGGGTGGGGCGTCGCGGCGGCGTTCCCGCTGCTCGTGCTCACGCTCGCGGCGGGCGTGGTGCGCGATCCCGACGGGCCCGAGGTGCACCTCTTCCTCGGCGCGGCGATGGCGTTCACCGCGGGCTTCCTGATCGTCGGCGTCGCGCTCGGCACGAGCGAGCTCGATCGCCTCGCGACGCGCGCGAGCGCAGGCGCGGAGCAGATCGTCGCCGACGAGGTCTCGCGCATGCGCGAGAGCACGCGACCGAAGTGGATCGTGATCGGCAGCGCGCTCCCGATCGGCGCGGCCGCGCTCCTCTGGCGACGACGCGCGCTGCGACGATCGCGCTGAGTTCCGCTCTCGTCGGACCGCTGCACGCTCAGCGATCGAGGGTGCCGGAGCCCACGTCTCTCGATCTATGCTCGTGCGATGTCCGAAGCCGCGGTGCGCACCGAGGACGAGGCGCTGTCCTCCGCAGAGGTCCCGAGCACGACGAGCTCGGTCGGCTCGCGCACGGCGGCGACCGCCGAGGCTGCGCTGCGCAGCGTGAGCGGCGGGCTGCAAGAAGCGACGCGTCGTTTCGACGCCGAGCGCGAGGACTGGCAGCGCTTCCTCGCGCGCTCCGAGCTGCCCGACGTACGCGGCGAGGATCCGATCGCGGAGCTCGCGGTGCGCGTCGATCGCGAGGCGGACTTCTGGCGCAGCGTCGCGGTGCGCGCGATGCGTCCCGGCGCGTCGCGCAGCATCGCGATCGGCGCGACGCTCGTCGGGCTCACCGGTGGTCTCGGGCTCTCGCTGCTCGGCGGTATCCGCGGTCTCTTCGGCACCGATGCGACCGCGGGGCAGCTGTGGGCGGCGGCGGGCGCGCTCGCGCTCGGTGTCGCGCTCGCGCTGGCCGCGGCAGCGTGGCTCGATCGCACGGCGGCGCGCGCAGCGGGCGAGGCGCTCGCGCGCGCCGATGCGGCCGAGAAGCGCCTGCAGCGCATCGCCGCGCTGCTCGCGCTGCGGCGCGCCGACGCGAGCGCGTTCCGCGACGCGCTGGAGCGCCTCGAGCGAGGCTGAGCGGGGCTCTTCGCGAGCCTGCTGTGCTAAGGTCGCTTCGCGATGCAGATCCGGGGGATCACGAAGACGGACTACGACCACGTCGTGTCGGTCCTCGATCGTTGGTGGGGCGGCCCATCGCGCGAGCAGGCGCACCCGATCTTCTTCTACGAGCTCGGCGAGCACGCGCTGATCGCGGACGACGAGGGCGAGGTCATCGGCTTCCTGCTCGGGTTCCTCGCGCCGAGCGCGGGCGGCGACGTGCCGCACACCGCGTACGTGCACCTCGTCGGCATCCATCCCGAGCACCGTCGTCGCGGCGTGGGCAAGCGCCTCTACGAAGTGTTCGTCGACCGCGCGCGCCAGGCGGGCGCCCGGCGCGTGAAGGCGATCACGAACGTGGGCAACGAGGGCTCGATCGAGTTCCACCGCGCGCTGGGCTTCTCGGTGGTCGAAGATCACGACTACGCGGGCCCGAACCGCACGCGCGTCGTGTTCACGAAAGAGCTCTGAGCTTCCCCGGGGGCTCCGCCCCCTGTCGACCCCGGCCGCTTCGCGCTGCGCGCGGGGCTCCAGCCCCGCTTGCTTCTCGCTCGCGAGCGCTGCCTGGGGCGCGAGGGCCGCACTCGCCCGGCGAACCGTCGCGCACGCCCGCGCCGTCCCACTCGTACGCGCCCTCGCGCTCGCGGCGCCATCGCACGCGCACGCGGCGCCGCACTCGCACTCGCACGCCGCCCTCACCCTCGCACCCGCCGTCGCCCCCGCACCCGCCGTCGCACTCGCACCCGCCGTCGCCCCCGCACCCGCCGTCGCCCCCGCACTCGCCTTCCGCGCTTGGATCCGCGGGCGTCGCGGACTAGCATCCGCGTCGAGCGGGGAGATAGATCGGACCATGTCCTATTCCGGTGCGAGCACGGCGCGCCAAGCGCGCGAGAACCTCAGCAAGGCGCTGGCCGCCCTCCAGGAGGATCCGAACATCCCGCCCGACGTGCTCGCCGTCGCGCAGAACATCGCGCAAGCGGTCGGCGCGCTCTTCGAGGCGGAGCGCGCGTCGTCCGAGCCCGACGGCAAGGCGAGCGTGAAGAGCGCGCTCGGCTTCGTCAGCCAGACGCTCGCGCTCCTCCAGGAAGTTCGCGGCCAGCACGCCGGCGTGGGTACCGCGACCGAGGCGATCGCGCAGACGCTCTCGATGCTCTTCCCGCTGAGCACGCAGCCCTCGCGCGTCCCGCCGCCGAGCGCGCAGTCGCAGCAGCCCGCGTACGCGCCGCCCCCCGCCGCGGTGCCCGTGGTGACCGGCTCGCCGATCACCGACGCGAACACGACGATGCGCGACGAGGTCGCGCCCTCGCACGGCGCCGGCTTCACCGCGCCCATCCCCGCGCAGCAACCGCCCGCTGCGCAGGCTCCCGCGCAAGGCGGGTTCACGCCGCCCGTCGCCGCGCCCCGCACGTCCGCGCCGGCGCCCGCCGAGCCGAGCTATCGCGGCGACGTCCCGCGCGAGTCGCTCGAGGTCAACATCGGCGCGACCACGGAGTCGAACTTCTACGTCGGCTTCTCCGGCGAGATCGCCGAGGGCGGCGTGTTCGCGGCGACGTACAACATCTTCCCGCGCGGAACGAAGGTGCGCGCGCTCATCACGCTGCCCGGCAACTTCGAGCACACGATCCTCGGCACCGTGCGCTTCGTGCGCGACCCGATGGACATGATGTCGGAGAGCGAGCCCGGCATGGGCATCCAGTTCGAGTCGCTCGATCACGAGGCGCGCGAGCTGATCCTGCGCTTCATCCGCAAGCGCCCGCCGATGTTCTACGACGAGTGATCCGCGCTTGAGCGATCGAGCGCGGCGCAAGGAGCTCCGGAAGGCCGGTGTCGCGGCAGCCCGTGACGCCCGCGCCGTGCTCGCCGAGGCCATCGCGCTGCTCGACGCCGAGGTCGCGTCCACCGAGCTCGGCCGCGCGATCGCGCAGCGCGTGACCGTCGCGGTCGCCGCGCTCTATCGCGCGGAGATCGGCGAGCCCGAGGCGGTGCGCGATCGACTCGTCGACGCCGCGACGGTGCTCGGCGACGCGCTCGGAGCGCTGCACGCGCCGGGCGCGACGACGCTGCTCGATCGCGCCGGCCCGCTGGTCGCGCGCAGCCTCGCGACCATCCATCCGGCGCGCGCCGAGCTCGAGCGTGCGCTGCGCGAGGTGCCGCCGAGCCAGACGCCGCCCTCGGCCGCGCCATCGTCGCGCGCCGGATCGAGCGACGCGAAGGAGCGCCGCACCGCGCCGCGCGTGCGCATCGAGGGCGCGATCGGCGCGCAGAGCGGCGCGACGTTCGTCGCGGGCGAGGCGAGCGATCTCTCGACCGGTGGGCTCTTCGTCGCGACCGGCGATCCACTTCCGATCGGCACCGAGCTCACGCTCGGGCTCCTGCTGCCCGACGGGCATCGCGTGGTGGTCGACGCGGTCGTGAGCTGGGTGCGCGGTCCGCACGACGGACGCGCCGAGGGCATGGGCGTGCGCTTCCTGCGCGTGTCGCGCGAGGACGCGGCCGCGATCTCGCGCCACGCCGAGTAGCTACGCGAG includes:
- a CDS encoding GNAT family N-acetyltransferase: MQIRGITKTDYDHVVSVLDRWWGGPSREQAHPIFFYELGEHALIADDEGEVIGFLLGFLAPSAGGDVPHTAYVHLVGIHPEHRRRGVGKRLYEVFVDRARQAGARRVKAITNVGNEGSIEFHRALGFSVVEDHDYAGPNRTRVVFTKEL
- a CDS encoding TIGR02266 family protein gives rise to the protein MSDRARRKELRKAGVAAARDARAVLAEAIALLDAEVASTELGRAIAQRVTVAVAALYRAEIGEPEAVRDRLVDAATVLGDALGALHAPGATTLLDRAGPLVARSLATIHPARAELERALREVPPSQTPPSAAPSSRAGSSDAKERRTAPRVRIEGAIGAQSGATFVAGEASDLSTGGLFVATGDPLPIGTELTLGLLLPDGHRVVVDAVVSWVRGPHDGRAEGMGVRFLRVSREDAAAISRHAE